The following are encoded in a window of Brevibacillus ruminantium genomic DNA:
- a CDS encoding TetR/AcrR family transcriptional regulator encodes MVQKVPLREWKKAKTKQALLQACLELVGEKSFREVYVDELCRKVEISKVTFFRFFPKKEDLLLYFMRLWLTDRLLELAESPKRGLQALRHLFQKLDEDAKENPGIMLSLIGFLTEEKMHPCMPELTEAEYHLYYPGKEERAASLAPSLYELFQRCVEEAMEDREIAADRDVNELVIGLFTIFYGAYLTTHLYQSQDFISFYELHLKLLLR; translated from the coding sequence ATGGTGCAAAAGGTTCCATTGCGTGAATGGAAAAAGGCCAAAACCAAACAGGCCCTGTTGCAGGCTTGTTTAGAGCTGGTGGGTGAAAAATCGTTTCGCGAGGTCTATGTGGATGAGCTCTGTCGCAAGGTGGAAATCTCCAAGGTCACGTTTTTTCGATTTTTTCCCAAAAAGGAAGACCTGCTTCTGTATTTCATGCGTCTATGGCTGACAGATCGGTTGCTGGAGTTGGCCGAATCGCCGAAGCGCGGACTGCAGGCATTGCGTCATCTGTTTCAAAAACTGGACGAGGATGCAAAAGAAAATCCGGGAATCATGCTCAGCCTGATCGGCTTTTTGACGGAGGAAAAAATGCATCCCTGCATGCCGGAGCTGACAGAAGCAGAATACCATCTCTACTACCCGGGAAAAGAGGAACGGGCGGCTTCCCTTGCGCCCAGTCTGTATGAGCTGTTTCAGCGATGCGTGGAGGAAGCCATGGAGGACAGGGAAATCGCCGCTGATCGGGATGTGAATGAATTGGTGATCGGACTGTTCACGATTTTCTACGGCGCTTACTTGACCACACATCTGTATCAATCGCAGGATTTTATCAGCTTTTATGAGCTTCATCTTAAATTACTGCTGAGGTAG
- a CDS encoding IclR family transcriptional regulator yields the protein MEEQKANVRAVERALDILLCFTDSTDLSLSEIAGRLSLHKSTVHRLLATLENKGFLIRNTQTEKYRLGFRLWELSANMSHSDDPATIWLPEMERLQDVVGETISLYVRDGLERIRIQAIQSNQAIRRVAPIGARMPLSVGASSKVLVAYAEPDVKNEVLSDPLWPVSIDQAAYIEQLEQIRMLGYATSVEERELGAAAAAAPIFNRNGKLVAALAVSGPSNRLTLERMIEISEPIKEAAYRMGKMLK from the coding sequence ATGGAAGAACAAAAAGCAAACGTCCGAGCCGTTGAGCGAGCGTTGGATATTTTGCTCTGCTTTACCGATTCGACAGATTTGAGCTTAAGTGAAATTGCCGGGCGTCTGTCCCTTCATAAGAGTACAGTGCATCGTTTGCTTGCCACGCTGGAAAACAAGGGATTTTTGATTCGGAACACACAAACGGAAAAATATCGGCTGGGCTTTCGCTTGTGGGAGCTCTCTGCCAACATGAGTCACTCTGACGATCCGGCCACGATTTGGCTTCCCGAGATGGAGCGTCTGCAGGATGTCGTCGGAGAAACGATCAGCCTGTATGTGCGTGACGGACTGGAGCGTATCCGCATCCAGGCGATCCAGAGCAATCAAGCGATTCGCCGGGTGGCCCCGATCGGAGCACGGATGCCGCTGTCTGTAGGGGCATCCAGCAAGGTGCTGGTTGCGTATGCGGAACCGGATGTCAAAAATGAGGTGCTCAGTGACCCGCTCTGGCCTGTTTCCATCGATCAGGCAGCGTACATCGAACAGCTTGAGCAGATCCGGATGCTGGGCTATGCAACCAGTGTCGAAGAGAGGGAGCTGGGAGCGGCGGCGGCGGCGGCCCCGATATTTAACCGCAATGGCAAATTGGTGGCTGCGCTGGCTGTTTCAGGACCGTCCAACCGGCTGACGCTGGAGAGAATGATAGAGATATCCGAACCGATTAAAGAAGCAGCCTATCGGATGGGCAAAATGCTGAAGTAA
- a CDS encoding LysR family transcriptional regulator translates to MEISDLRIFQAVAECGSVSKAAKTLSYVQSNVTARIQQLELKLDTELFYRHRKGMTLTADGKKLLAYSQKILAMMEEVECAFQNDEDPSGPLLVGSVETVSCLPSILSLYHKKYPRVDLSLMSGVTEHLIQDVLQYELDGAFVSGPVQHPEIVQELLIEEELVLIAKAEGGPQTLEECSSRPLLVFRSGCGYRARLVQWLKSRGVEPTKIMELGTLETILAMVASGLGVTLVPRATISRLEHEGSIRLFSIPADYATVSTVFIYRRDSHTTGAMKRFLETLHLFRQERGASTA, encoded by the coding sequence ATGGAGATCAGCGATTTGCGGATTTTTCAAGCAGTTGCCGAATGCGGGAGTGTGAGCAAAGCGGCAAAAACGCTAAGTTATGTGCAATCCAATGTAACGGCACGCATCCAGCAGCTGGAGCTGAAGCTGGATACAGAGCTGTTTTATCGCCATCGAAAAGGCATGACGTTAACTGCCGACGGGAAAAAGCTGCTTGCGTATTCACAAAAAATTCTCGCCATGATGGAAGAGGTGGAGTGCGCCTTTCAGAATGACGAAGATCCATCCGGTCCGCTGCTGGTCGGTTCGGTCGAGACTGTCAGTTGTCTGCCTTCGATTCTCTCTCTTTATCACAAGAAATACCCGCGGGTGGATCTCTCCCTGATGAGCGGTGTGACGGAGCATCTCATCCAGGATGTTTTGCAATATGAACTGGATGGGGCCTTCGTCAGCGGGCCTGTTCAACATCCGGAGATTGTGCAGGAGCTGCTGATTGAAGAAGAATTGGTTCTGATCGCCAAAGCGGAGGGCGGGCCTCAGACGCTGGAAGAATGCAGCAGCAGACCGCTGCTGGTGTTTCGCTCCGGATGCGGCTATCGGGCCAGACTGGTGCAATGGTTAAAGAGTCGGGGGGTGGAACCCACGAAGATAATGGAATTGGGTACGCTGGAGACGATCCTTGCCATGGTCGCATCCGGATTGGGCGTTACACTGGTCCCGAGAGCGACGATTTCCCGCCTGGAGCATGAGGGGAGCATCCGTTTATTTTCCATACCAGCCGACTACGCAACGGTATCTACGGTTTTTATCTATCGCAGGGATTCGCATACGACAGGAGCGATGAAAAGGTTCCTGGAGACCCTTCATCTGTTTCGGCAGGAACGGGGTGCCTCTACTGCTTGA
- a CDS encoding aldo/keto reductase: MATHLADTTVLNNGVKMPWLGLGVWKVKEGDEVQRAILSALETGYRAIDTAAVYGNEAGVGDAIRDSGIARDQLFITTKVWNSDQGYETTLKAFDESMKKLRLDYLDLYLVHWPVKGKYVDTWKALEKLYRDGYVRSIGVSNFKVHHLQDLKQHSEIVPAVDQVEYHPLLTQNELLAYCKENGIQMEAWSPLMQGNLDQPVLAEIGQKYGKSAAQVVLRWDLQNGVVTIPKSVTPERIRQNADVFDFTLTSEEMERISALNQDKRFGPDPDHIDF; encoded by the coding sequence ATGGCAACTCATCTGGCAGATACCACCGTTTTAAACAATGGAGTCAAAATGCCCTGGCTGGGGCTGGGGGTATGGAAGGTAAAAGAGGGAGATGAGGTACAGCGTGCCATCTTGTCGGCGCTCGAGACGGGATACCGTGCCATCGACACTGCTGCCGTCTATGGAAATGAAGCAGGTGTAGGGGATGCGATTCGAGACAGTGGGATTGCCCGCGACCAGCTGTTCATCACGACAAAGGTATGGAATTCCGATCAAGGCTACGAGACGACACTCAAGGCGTTTGACGAAAGCATGAAAAAGCTTCGACTGGATTACCTCGACCTGTATCTCGTACACTGGCCAGTGAAGGGCAAGTATGTAGACACGTGGAAGGCGCTGGAAAAGCTGTATCGTGACGGCTATGTTCGCTCAATTGGGGTCAGTAATTTCAAGGTCCACCATCTGCAGGACTTGAAACAGCACAGCGAGATCGTGCCCGCTGTCGATCAGGTGGAATACCATCCTCTGTTGACACAAAATGAATTATTGGCTTACTGCAAAGAAAACGGGATTCAGATGGAAGCGTGGAGCCCGCTGATGCAAGGCAATCTCGATCAGCCGGTGCTGGCGGAAATCGGGCAGAAGTACGGAAAGTCTGCTGCGCAAGTCGTCCTCCGCTGGGACCTGCAAAACGGCGTTGTCACGATCCCTAAGTCCGTCACTCCGGAGCGCATTCGCCAAAATGCCGACGTGTTTGATTTTACACTGACCAGTGAAGAGATGGAGCGAATCAGCGCATTGAACCAGGATAAGCGGTTTGGCCCGGACCCGGATCACATTGATTTCTAG
- a CDS encoding DUF4188 domain-containing protein gives MGKFLQGRYTAEIEGPFVVFVIGLHVNSWWAVHQWLPVARAMNGMLRELYQNKELGFLDTTQFWGSRGPVLIQYWRSFEHLEQYARGSDAHLTAWRKFNQTIAKTGNVGFFHETYLVDAGKYECMYVNMPVYGLAKAGAHVAAVGKKETARRRLGGENEPAVPTPEVG, from the coding sequence ATGGGGAAATTTTTGCAGGGGCGGTATACCGCAGAAATCGAAGGACCGTTTGTCGTATTTGTGATTGGTTTGCATGTAAACAGCTGGTGGGCGGTTCATCAATGGCTGCCTGTTGCCCGAGCAATGAATGGAATGCTGCGTGAGCTTTATCAAAACAAGGAGCTGGGATTCCTCGATACCACCCAGTTTTGGGGATCACGCGGTCCGGTGCTCATCCAATACTGGCGATCCTTTGAACATCTGGAGCAGTACGCCAGGGGCAGCGATGCGCATCTGACAGCCTGGAGAAAGTTTAACCAAACCATCGCCAAAACAGGAAACGTAGGCTTTTTCCATGAGACCTATCTGGTCGATGCCGGAAAATACGAGTGCATGTACGTGAATATGCCGGTCTACGGCTTGGCAAAAGCAGGAGCGCATGTAGCGGCTGTGGGAAAAAAGGAAACGGCCAGACGCCGACTGGGCGGGGAGAACGAACCGGCGGTACCGACGCCAGAAGTGGGGTGA
- a CDS encoding pyridoxamine 5'-phosphate oxidase family protein: MTQERQEVFRDIVSSEAELREFMGESSEVVKRKVIGHLDEHCLNYIAKTPFLVVATADKNGNCDASPRGDAPGFVHVIDEHHLVIPERPGNRRMDSMRNILENPQVGLIFIIPGLEETLRINGRAYVIRDADYLEKMQVNGKVPVIGIGVRVEECYVHCAKAFKRSSLWMPDKWLAKEELPSMARVLADHAKLPGTTEKEMASFLEESYTKRLY, translated from the coding sequence ATGACACAGGAGAGACAAGAGGTTTTTCGGGATATCGTTTCCAGCGAGGCCGAATTGCGCGAGTTTATGGGGGAATCCAGTGAAGTTGTCAAGAGGAAGGTCATTGGGCATCTGGACGAGCACTGTCTGAATTATATTGCCAAGACGCCTTTTTTGGTTGTAGCGACTGCTGACAAGAACGGCAATTGTGATGCCTCGCCAAGAGGTGATGCGCCGGGTTTTGTCCATGTGATCGATGAGCATCATCTGGTTATTCCCGAGCGTCCTGGCAACCGTCGCATGGACTCCATGCGCAATATCCTGGAAAACCCGCAGGTGGGGCTGATCTTCATTATTCCGGGACTGGAGGAAACCCTGCGGATCAACGGACGAGCCTACGTGATTCGCGATGCGGACTACCTCGAAAAAATGCAGGTAAACGGCAAGGTACCGGTGATCGGCATCGGCGTCCGGGTAGAGGAGTGCTACGTTCATTGTGCGAAGGCCTTTAAACGCTCCAGTCTGTGGATGCCGGACAAATGGCTGGCGAAAGAAGAACTGCCTTCGATGGCCAGAGTGCTAGCCGACCATGCGAAGCTTCCCGGCACAACGGAGAAAGAGATGGCCAGCTTTTTGGAAGAGTCCTACACGAAGCGTCTCTATTAA